One genomic segment of Pseudobdellovibrionaceae bacterium includes these proteins:
- a CDS encoding PspA/IM30 family protein — MNAIHRLALSIRAQFEDFVDQVENHEAVAEAALNQFRGNVVNAKFRLRCLEKEIQRTGEQIRELETEAAQWKDRALKAESEDRERALECVKRMRSAQMEKTHLESQTEEMRKIHRDVAQDVRHIESQYEDLRRRHKILVSRESRAKALAEVRPRVNEAPAVFERWEARVEKSEIEGEIGNEISVMTENLDTFAEEYKAQEDRLALEALLGELRGQNKE, encoded by the coding sequence ATGAATGCCATCCACCGACTAGCCCTATCGATCCGGGCACAGTTCGAAGACTTCGTGGACCAAGTGGAAAACCACGAAGCCGTGGCGGAAGCCGCGCTCAATCAATTCCGAGGCAATGTGGTCAACGCGAAGTTCCGCCTGCGCTGCCTGGAAAAAGAAATCCAGCGCACCGGTGAGCAGATCCGCGAACTGGAAACCGAAGCCGCGCAGTGGAAAGACCGCGCGCTGAAGGCCGAAAGCGAAGACCGCGAACGCGCCCTGGAGTGCGTGAAGCGTATGCGTTCCGCGCAAATGGAAAAAACGCACCTCGAAAGCCAGACCGAAGAGATGCGTAAAATCCACCGCGACGTCGCGCAGGACGTGCGCCACATCGAATCGCAATACGAAGATCTGCGCCGACGTCACAAGATCCTGGTGTCCCGTGAATCCCGCGCGAAAGCCCTGGCCGAGGTCCGCCCCCGTGTCAACGAGGCCCCCGCGGTCTTTGAACGCTGGGAGGCGCGGGTCGAAAAATCCGAGATCGAGGGCGAAATCGGGAACGAGATTTCGGTTATGACCGAAAATCTCGATACCTTCGCCGAAGAGTACAAAGCCCAAGAGGACCGCCTGGCGCTTGAAGCGCTGCTGGGTGAACTTCGCGGTCAAAACAAGGAGTAA